The window CAAGGACCAGATGATGGCATTGCTCGACGGCGTGAACGCCGTGGTGCACATGGGCGGCGTCTCGATCGAACAGCCTTGGGACCCGATTTTGGCGGGCAACATTGTGGGCATGGTCAACCTGTACGAAGCCGCACGCCTGAAGGGTGTTCAGCGCATCGTGTTTGCCAGCTCCAACCATGTGACGGGTTTTTACCGCCAAGACGAAGTCGTCAACACCCGCATGCCGCCCAAACCCGACGGGTTTTATGGCCTGTCCAAAGCCTTTGGCGAAGACCTGGCTCAGCTGTACTGGGACCGCTGGGGCATCGAAACGGTGAGCCTGCGCATTGGCTCCTCTTTCACCGAACCCAAGGACCGCCGCATGCTGGCCACCTACCTCAGCTACGACGACTTGGAACGCCTGGTGGTGGCCGCCCTCACCGCCCCCATCGTCGGCCACAGCATCATCTACGGCATGTCGGACAACCAGACCACTTGGTGGGACAACACCCACGCCAAACACATCGGTTACCGGCCGCAGGATTCGTCTGACGTCTTTCGTCCCGCCGTCGAAGCCCGCCAGCAAACCATCGACAAGAATGATCCAGCTGCCATTTACCAAGGCGGCGCCTTCGTCAAAGCCACGCCACACGGTTAAGCACACGCCCCCCAAGCCTGATCTGGGGAGCATTTACCCAGCAGCCCCACAATAAATTTCAAAGGGGCTGTCCCAAGTTTCACAGCGACCGGCAAGGCCTGCGGCTACGATGGGCGACTTTCAAAAATCGCTCTACCCCCAGCAGGAGACCCCCATGCCCGTGATCACCAACATCGAAGACCTGCGCGTTCTGGCCGAAAAGCGCGTGCCGCGCATGTTTTATGACTACGCCGACAGCGGCTCCTGGACCGAGGGCACCTACCGCGCCAACGAGACGGACTTCCACAAGATCAAGCTGCGCCAGCGCGTGGCGGTGAACATGGAAAACCGCACGACTGCCACCAAGATGGTCGGCATCGACACCAAAATGCCCGTGTGCATCGCCCCCGTGGGCCTGACGGGCATGCAGCACGCCGACGGCGAAATGCACGCCGCCATGGCCGCCAAGAAGTTCGGCATCCCCTTCACCCTGTCGACCATGAGCATCTGCTCGATTGAAGACATCGCGGCCCACACCCAAGCGCCGTTCTGGTTTCAGCTTTACATGATGCGCGACCGCGAAGCCATGGCCCGCATGATCGACCGCTGCAAAGCTGCCAATGTGAGCGCCATGGTGCTCACACTCGACCTGCAGGTGATCGGCCAGCGCCACAAAGACCTCAAAAACGGCCTGACCGCGCCCCCCCGCCCCACCATCGCCAACATCATCAACCTGATGACCAAACCACGCTGGTGCCTGGGCATGGCCGGGACCAAACGCCACACCTTTGGCAACCTGGTGGGCCACGTCAAAGCCGTGACCAACATGAAGTCCCTGGCCTCGTGGACCAACGAACAGTTTGACCCAACCCTCAACTGGGAAGACATCGCTTGGGTCAAGAAGCAATGGGGCGGCAAGCTGATCTTGAAGGGCATCATGGACGTGGAAGACGCCAAGCTGGCCGTGGCCAGCGGTGCCGACGCGATTGTGGTCAGCAACCACGGCGGCCGCCAGCTCGACGGCGCCCCCAGCAGCATCGAAGCCCTGCCCGCCATCGTCGCTGCTGTGGGCGACCAGATTGAAGTCTGGATGGACGGCGGCATCCGCAGCGGCCAAGACGTGCTCAAGGCCTGGGCGCTGGGCGCCAAGGGTGTGATGATTGGCCGCGCCATGGTCTATGGCCTGGGCGCCATGGGCGAAGAAGGTGTGACCAAAGCCCTGCAAATCATCCACAAAGAGCTGGATGTGACCATGGCCTTTTGCGGTCACACCAACATCCAGAACGTCAACACCAACATCTTGCTGCCGGGCACATTTCCGAAGGCTTGATCGGCCTCGAGCCGCGCTATGCTTTGGGGGTGACTTCCGCCCCGACTGCTCAACCTGTGCGCCGCATTGCCCACCTCGACATGGACGCGTTTTACGCGTCCTGCGAATTGCTGCGCTACCCGCAGCTCAAGGGCTTGCCCGTGGTCATTGGCGGCGGCCGCCGCAAAGAAGACGACCTGCTGGCCAAGCTGCAAGCGGCCTACCCCGACGGCGAGTGGACCGAAGAGACGTTTGCCGAGCGACTGGACAGGATTCCGGTCGATTTTTTCCCGCGCATCGAGGGCTACACCGGGCGCGGCGTGATCACCACCGCCACCTATGCGGCGCGGCAGTTCGGCATCGGCTCGGCCATGGGGCTGATGAAGGCCGCCAAGCTCTGCCCGCAGGCCATCCTGCTGCCTGTGGACTTTGAGCGCTACCGCTACTTCTCGCGCACCTTCAAAAGCATCATCACCGACATCGCCCCCGTCATGCAGGACCGGGGGGTGGACGAGGTCTACATCGACTTCACCGACGTGCCCGGCGGCCAACGCGAAGGCGGGCGCGTGCTGGCGCGGCTGATCCAGAAAAGCATTTTTGACGCCACGGGCTTGACCTGCTCGGTGGGCGTGGCGCCCAACAAACTCATCGCCAAAATGGCCAGCGAGTTCAACAAGCCCAACGGCATCTCCATCGTTCACGAGGCCGACCTGCAAACCCACATCTGGCCACTGGCCTGCCGCAAGATCAACGGCGTGGGCCCCAAGGCCGATGAAAAACTCAAAAGCTTTGGCATCCACACCATCGGCGACTTGGCGGCGCGTGAGCTGCCTTGGCTTGTGGAAAACTTTGGCAAAAGCTACGGCGCCTGGCTGTTTGATGCTGCCTGGGGCCGAGACGACCGCCCGGTGGAAACCGAGAGCGAACCCGTCAGCATGAGCCGCGAAACCACCTTTGAGCGCGACCTGCACGCCGTTCGCGACCGCGAAGAACTCGGAGCCGTCTTCACCCGCCTGTGCCAGCAAGTGGCAGCCGACCTGCAGCGCAAAGGCTACGAAGGCAAAACCATCGGCATCAAGCTGCGGTACGACAACTTCCAGGCAGTCACCCGCGACCAGACCCTGACCGAATACACCGCCGATGCCAAGCAAATACGCCTGATCGCAGGCCAATGCCTCAAACGCGTGGACCTGTCACGCCGCATTCGGCTACTGGGCGTGCGGGTGGGCTCGCTGGTCAAGGCGGGGACAGCGCCTGCCCCCGGGGCGTCTTACAGTGAAGCCATTGCCACCCCACCACCCCAAGCGAATGACCATGGACAAACTCAACTGCTTTTCTTTGACGACTGAAGGCTACGTTGCCCATTTGGTGATGAACCGCCCCGAGGCGATGAACACCATGCACCCCACCTTCTGGCGCGAGCTGCACGAGGTGCTGACCGACATCCACAAAGCAGGCACCGCCCGGGCGCTGGTGATCTCGAGCACGGGCAAACACTTCAGCGCGGGCATGGACCTGCAAACCTTCGGCAGCGCTATTCAAATGGACGACACCAGCGCCGAAGGCCGCTCTGCGGTGTACGACCTGCTGACCGACATGCAGCACACCTTCACCCTGCTCGAAGAACTGCGCATCCCGGTCATTGCGGCCATTCACGGCGGCTGCATTGGTGGCGCGGTGGACATGGTCACCGCCTGCTGCATGCGCTACGCCTCGGCCGATGCGTTCTTCTGCATCCAAGAAATCAACATCGGCATGGTGGCCGACGTGGGCACCCTGCAGCGCCTGCCCAAGCTGCTGCCCATGGCGCTCGTCAAAGAATTGGCCTACACGGGCCGACGCCTCAGTGCCGACAAGGCGCTGGCCCACGGCCTGGTGAACGAGGTGCTGCCCACCCACGAAGCCACCGTGGCCGCCGCCCTGCAAGCGGCCAAAGAAATCGCCAGCAAACCGCCCGTGGCCATCTGGGGCACCAAGCAAGTGCTGCACTACGCCCGCGACCACAGCACCGAAGACAGCCTGCGCCACATGGGCTGGCTGCAAGGCGCCATCTGGAGCAACGCCAACGTGCGCGAAGCCATCAGCGCCATGCAACAAAAACGCGAAGCCAACTTCGCGCCGCTGCCAGCGCTCAAGGGGTTTCGGGAGTTTGGGTGAGGGCTTAGCCAAGCAGCCCCATGCAAAGAATCTGATTACACAGGGGCAAACGGATTGAACACCTCAAACCCGAGCGCCTGAAAGTCCGCCACATTCCGCGTCGCCACGGTCAGCCCATGCACCTTAGCTGTTGCGGCAATCATGGCGTCCTCATACAAAGTGTCTGACTTTCGGTGCATCAACTTCGCCCAAGCCGTGAACGCTGCCGCGTCCATGGGCAAGACGTTGTACGCGCCTGCCACCAAGGCCAACCAATCTTCAATTTGCTGAGCCTTGGCTGGGTCTTGTTCACGCGTCAGCTCGATGCCCGCTTGGATTTCGCCCAGAGTGACCGCCGACAGGTAAAGCTGGGCGTCATCCAGCGATTCCAGCCAAGCCACCACGCTGCCGTGCGGGCGCGGCTTGCGCAACTCAGACACCACGTTGGTGTCCAGCAAATACCGCTGCGTCACAGCATCGGCTCCACAGGTCGACGTTTGGCTTGTCCTCGCGGCAGCACGATCAAATCGGTGCGGGCTTGGTCTGAGAGCAGCAGTTGCTTGAGCGAGGGGCGAGCTGCCGACTGCATTCGCCGCCACTCCTGCACGGGCACCAGCACGGCAGCTTCGGCACCGCGACGGGTGACCATTTGAGGCCCCTCGACAAGGCACGCATCCAAAAACTCACTGAACCGCGCTTTCGCGTCTTGTACTGGCCATGTATGCATCTCAGCCCCCTTAAACTAGTCAGCTACCTAGTCTGCTCATAATTTCCACCCCTGTCAAGTCAAACATCGGTTTGCCTTTCTTGGGCACTGGCACACTTGACCCCAAACAAGTCACAACCCCATGAAAATCTTCCACAACACCCGCCACGCCGAGCACGCTGGCCGCCAGGAAATGTTCCGGGGCCGCTTGGTCGATTGCCACGAAGTGCCGCAGCGCCTGCAGCATGTGCTCGATGAACTGAACAAGCGCCCTGTCGGCACCTTGGTGCAGCCTGCAGCCGACCTGCCTCTGGACGCAGCTTTGCGGCGAGTGCACAGCGCCGACTATCTGGAATTTTTGGCGCACGCCTGGCACGACTGGGTGGCGCTGGACCCGGCCAATGCCGAGCGCGACGCCCTGCCCTCGGTCTGGCCGCTGGCCGCCCGGCACGGCTTTCGCACCGACGCGCCGCCACTCAACTTTGCGGCGCGGCTGGGGCAGTTTGCGTTTGACTCGGGCACGCCCTTGATGGCGGGCAGCTGGGCCGCCGCTAGCGAGGGCGCGGCCTGTGCGCTGGCCGCCGCGCAAGCGGTGCTGGGTGGCGAACGCTTTGCCATGGCGCTGACCCGCCCGCCGGGCCACCATGCAGGCCCCAACTACATGGGTGGCTATTGCTTCATCAACAACGCCGCCGTGGCCGCGCAAGCCCTGCGCGACGGCGGGCTGCAGCGCGTGGCTGTGTTGGATGTGGACTACCACCACGGCAACGGCACACAAACCATCTTTTACGAGCGCAGCGATGTGTTCACCGCGTCAATCCACGGCGATCCGCGCACAGAATACCCCTTCTTTTTAGGCCATGCCGACGAGCGCGGGCACGGCGCGGGCGAAGGCTTCAACCTGAACCTGCCACTGCCACGCGGCACCGGGTTTGAAGTCTGGTGGACCACGCTGCAAACCGCCATGCAAGCGGTGGCTGACTTTGCCCTGCAAGCGCTGGTGGTACCGCTGGGGCTGGACACCTTTGAAGGCGACCCGATCTCGGGCTTCAAGTTGCGCTCGGCCAATTACCTGCAACTGGGCCGCGCCATCGCACAACTGGAGCTGCCCACGGTGTTGACGTTTGAAGGCGGCTACGCCGTGGCCGAGGTGGGAGTGAACACGGTGAATGTGCTGGAAGGCCTTGGACGGTAAACAGTCACGGGCTTTGGCTAGGAGCCCACCCCGTGGGCAATAGGCGTGGCACACATCCTGTTGGACCGGCTTGTAGTGCAAGACGCTACACACTACAATGCAACACAAATGATCAAGACATTTCGTCACAAGGGCCCGCAGCGCTTTTTTGAGACCGGCAGCAAGGCAGGCATTCAGGCTGCGCACTCTGCAAGGCTGCGTCTTCAGTTGGCGGCTCTTGATCAAGCGGTCAAGCCCGAAGACCTCTCGGCGCCAGCATGGGGACTGCATCACCTCAAGGGCGACTTAAAAGGTCATTGGGCCATCACCGTCAATGGCAACTGGCGCATGGTGTTCATGTTTGATGGAACGGACGCTGTGCTTGTGGATTACCTCGACTATCACTAAGGCCGTCATGACTCGCATGCACAACCCCCCGCACCCAGGGGAAGTCCTTCGGGAATATCTGGGCGACATCACCATCACCGAGGCCGCTTACAAGCTGGGCGTCAACCGTGTCACGCTCTCGCGTGTGGTGTCTGGCGCATCAGGCGTCTCTGCCGACATGGCCTATCGGCTTGCGCAAGCCTTCGGCACCAGCGCCGAAATGTGGGCGGGCATGCAGATGCAATACGACCTTTATCAAGCGGGCAAGGTCAAGCGCCCCAAGATTGAACGCTTGGCAGCTTGACCCGTAAGAATCCCTGGCCCTCAGGCCGGTAAATGAGTATTCAGTTACTCCCATAGCGCTACTACCTATAAAAATCCGAATACTTTCAGTTACGATCCCAGCTCACTTTATGAGCACCAAATGGGTCTTAATTGGAACGAAATCAAATCCAGAGCATTGCTTTTTAGCAAAACCTGGGCCGACGCCTGCAACGAGGACAGCCAGGCCAAGCCCTTTTGGATCGATTTCTTTGAAATCTTTGGCATCACCAACAAACGCGTTGCCACCTTTGAGCTGAACGTCAAAAAGCTCGGGGGCGCACAAGGCTTTGTGGACCTGTTTTGGCCCGGCGTGCTGTTGGTGGAGCACAAGTCGCGCGGCAAAAACCTGGACGACGCGGTGGACCAGGCCATTGGCTACCTGCACAACCTGTCCGAGCGCGACCTGCCCCAGCTGGTGGTGGTGTGCGACTTTGCCCGCTTTCGGGTGCGGCGCCTAGCCTCGGGCGAAACGGTCGAGTTTGAACTCAAGCACCTG is drawn from Limnohabitans sp. 63ED37-2 and contains these coding sequences:
- a CDS encoding NAD-dependent epimerase/dehydratase family protein; its protein translation is MLNTPASTIRFPRLLLTGAGGNLGQVLRPRLKAYCDVLRVSHRRELEPATAGEEVQLASLEDKDQMMALLDGVNAVVHMGGVSIEQPWDPILAGNIVGMVNLYEAARLKGVQRIVFASSNHVTGFYRQDEVVNTRMPPKPDGFYGLSKAFGEDLAQLYWDRWGIETVSLRIGSSFTEPKDRRMLATYLSYDDLERLVVAALTAPIVGHSIIYGMSDNQTTWWDNTHAKHIGYRPQDSSDVFRPAVEARQQTIDKNDPAAIYQGGAFVKATPHG
- a CDS encoding alpha-hydroxy acid oxidase, giving the protein MPVITNIEDLRVLAEKRVPRMFYDYADSGSWTEGTYRANETDFHKIKLRQRVAVNMENRTTATKMVGIDTKMPVCIAPVGLTGMQHADGEMHAAMAAKKFGIPFTLSTMSICSIEDIAAHTQAPFWFQLYMMRDREAMARMIDRCKAANVSAMVLTLDLQVIGQRHKDLKNGLTAPPRPTIANIINLMTKPRWCLGMAGTKRHTFGNLVGHVKAVTNMKSLASWTNEQFDPTLNWEDIAWVKKQWGGKLILKGIMDVEDAKLAVASGADAIVVSNHGGRQLDGAPSSIEALPAIVAAVGDQIEVWMDGGIRSGQDVLKAWALGAKGVMIGRAMVYGLGAMGEEGVTKALQIIHKELDVTMAFCGHTNIQNVNTNILLPGTFPKA
- the dinB gene encoding DNA polymerase IV, whose product is MDAFYASCELLRYPQLKGLPVVIGGGRRKEDDLLAKLQAAYPDGEWTEETFAERLDRIPVDFFPRIEGYTGRGVITTATYAARQFGIGSAMGLMKAAKLCPQAILLPVDFERYRYFSRTFKSIITDIAPVMQDRGVDEVYIDFTDVPGGQREGGRVLARLIQKSIFDATGLTCSVGVAPNKLIAKMASEFNKPNGISIVHEADLQTHIWPLACRKINGVGPKADEKLKSFGIHTIGDLAARELPWLVENFGKSYGAWLFDAAWGRDDRPVETESEPVSMSRETTFERDLHAVRDREELGAVFTRLCQQVAADLQRKGYEGKTIGIKLRYDNFQAVTRDQTLTEYTADAKQIRLIAGQCLKRVDLSRRIRLLGVRVGSLVKAGTAPAPGASYSEAIATPPPQANDHGQTQLLFFDD
- a CDS encoding enoyl-CoA hydratase-related protein translates to MDKLNCFSLTTEGYVAHLVMNRPEAMNTMHPTFWRELHEVLTDIHKAGTARALVISSTGKHFSAGMDLQTFGSAIQMDDTSAEGRSAVYDLLTDMQHTFTLLEELRIPVIAAIHGGCIGGAVDMVTACCMRYASADAFFCIQEINIGMVADVGTLQRLPKLLPMALVKELAYTGRRLSADKALAHGLVNEVLPTHEATVAAALQAAKEIASKPPVAIWGTKQVLHYARDHSTEDSLRHMGWLQGAIWSNANVREAISAMQQKREANFAPLPALKGFREFG
- a CDS encoding type II toxin-antitoxin system VapC family toxin, encoding MTQRYLLDTNVVSELRKPRPHGSVVAWLESLDDAQLYLSAVTLGEIQAGIELTREQDPAKAQQIEDWLALVAGAYNVLPMDAAAFTAWAKLMHRKSDTLYEDAMIAATAKVHGLTVATRNVADFQALGFEVFNPFAPV
- a CDS encoding type II toxin-antitoxin system Phd/YefM family antitoxin, producing the protein MHTWPVQDAKARFSEFLDACLVEGPQMVTRRGAEAAVLVPVQEWRRMQSAARPSLKQLLLSDQARTDLIVLPRGQAKRRPVEPML
- a CDS encoding histone deacetylase family protein, which translates into the protein MKIFHNTRHAEHAGRQEMFRGRLVDCHEVPQRLQHVLDELNKRPVGTLVQPAADLPLDAALRRVHSADYLEFLAHAWHDWVALDPANAERDALPSVWPLAARHGFRTDAPPLNFAARLGQFAFDSGTPLMAGSWAAASEGAACALAAAQAVLGGERFAMALTRPPGHHAGPNYMGGYCFINNAAVAAQALRDGGLQRVAVLDVDYHHGNGTQTIFYERSDVFTASIHGDPRTEYPFFLGHADERGHGAGEGFNLNLPLPRGTGFEVWWTTLQTAMQAVADFALQALVVPLGLDTFEGDPISGFKLRSANYLQLGRAIAQLELPTVLTFEGGYAVAEVGVNTVNVLEGLGR
- a CDS encoding type II toxin-antitoxin system RelE/ParE family toxin; this encodes MIKTFRHKGPQRFFETGSKAGIQAAHSARLRLQLAALDQAVKPEDLSAPAWGLHHLKGDLKGHWAITVNGNWRMVFMFDGTDAVLVDYLDYH
- a CDS encoding HigA family addiction module antitoxin, translating into MTRMHNPPHPGEVLREYLGDITITEAAYKLGVNRVTLSRVVSGASGVSADMAYRLAQAFGTSAEMWAGMQMQYDLYQAGKVKRPKIERLAA